Genomic window (Leptospira kanakyensis):
CGAACGTTCGTTACGGAAATTGCAAGTGGACCATTTGGATGTGGTTCTTATCCACAGACCTGATCCACTCATGGATCCTTATGAACTAGCAGAAATATTTGAAACACTGATCAGGGAAGGAAAGGTAAACCATTTTGGAGTTTCCAATTTTACTCCTTCCCAATTCCAAATGTTACAAGCTGCTTACAAGAAACCTCTTTTTACAAACCAAGTAGAGTTCCATCCGTTTCACACAGAATCATTGTTTGATGGAACTTTTGACCAGGCCTTAGAACATAAAACCCATCCGATGATTTGGTCACCCACAGGTGGGGGCCGGATCTTTTCACCAAAGTCGGAAAGGGAAGTGGCCACTGTGTCCAAATTAAAAGAAATTGCGAAAGAACATGGATGTAGTGTTGACCAAGTCCTTTACTCTTGGTTTCTCAATCATCCTGCCGGACTTGTTCCCATTTTGGGAACGAATGATCCTGAACGAATCCAATCGGCAGCCGAATGTTTTTCTTACCCTCTCACACGAGTGGAGTGGTTTTCGATTTTAGAAGCGGCTCGTGGGAAAGAAGTTGCGTGAAGGACTTATGAAGAATGGGAATCGAATCAAACCACTCAAATGACAGGATTTCCTCTGTAAGAGATTGCACGAGTTGGGGAAGATATTGATCGTTATATTGAATAAAAATCCCATATAGCGGATTTAGGTTCTAGCCTGCCTCAGGGATTTTGGTGGGATGGACAGAGAGAGGTGGTTTGTATGCTTTCTGAATTGGCTCCCAACCATTATTTTTCCGGAATTTCTATGACTCGGGATTTAGCCGACGATTTACATTCTTTTCATTCTACCGAACCCACAGAAGAGATTTGGGAAAAAACAGTAGAGACCATCGCAAGAATTCCTGAGATCATTGCGGCTTGGATTTTGGAATACCTTCCGGAGTCGCAAAACTTTCATTTGTTGGCTCTCCATAGTCATTCTCCTTTCAAAATTCCTAAAACGGTTTCTAAATACTCTCTTCCCTGCCATCATGTTGTAGATTCCAATATGATTTTTGAAATGAATTTGTTGGGAGAGGACGACTTTTTCCAATCCTTCGGCGGATTCCAATCGGATAAAACCTCTTCGATGTATTTGGGATATCCCATTCGCTCTGATATTGGAACTGTGATCGGAGTGATCGGAATGGTTGTGGAAGATAAGTTCAAACATAAATTTAAAAATCTAAAACTCATTGATGTGATTGCAGACCAACTTAGCCAAGAATTGATTCGATTCAAAAATGAAAATCTAATCGCCGAAACATTAAACACAGCTTCGTTTGTGAAACATTCGCTTGCAGAATTGTTTCGGCTTCTTTCCACTAAATCAAATGACCTAACAGCGATTTGCCGAAATTATCTACAAACGGGAACCAAACTCTTTGGATTGCCACTGGGACTGATTGCTTCCAAAATTGGGGATGACTGGGAATACAGTTATGTAGAAGGGAATGTGCACGGGATCTTTGAAGGACAGAGATTTTCTAAAGAAGAATCCAAATTTTCTACACCGACCTCGTCTAGTTCTGCTAAAATTTTAAATAAAATCTCTGATGTAACGGCTCATCGTGTGAGAGACCATTTGGTAGAACTAGGAGTTTCTTGCCTTATGGAATTTCCTCTCAAAGTACATAACCAAACCATCGGGGTATTGGGTTTTTATGGATTTAAGGATCAAAAAATTGAATCAATTGAACTATCCCAAAGGGTTTTTGAACTAATGGGGATAGGACTCGCCAACACAATTGAAAAACATAATATTGATTTGTTATCGAAGATTGTTTTTTTGGAAAAGGAAAATCCAACAATATAGATTTGGTTTTAAAACCCAGTTATGTTTTGGTAAAAGACAATCAATCAAAAACTTAAGTATCATTCATTGCCATTAACTATTGGCTAAACGGTTGATTGCTTCCTCTTCTGAATTCAGAAAAAAAACATCTCTCCCAGAATTCATTTCGTAGATAAAATCACTAAGGCTTTTGCTTGCATATATCGAAAAATCACCGATGATTGCTAGTTTCATCCGGTAGTTGACAATTTTTTGTAATACGTTTCCGGCAAGACCTGTTTTTAAATCGAAGAAGTCCGAGTCAAGTTGTGATTGTTTCAAAACAAAACGGTCACAGCCCGAATCGTATTGGATGGTGGCAAAAAAGTCCAGGGCCGTGGATGGATCTGTGATCAGCGTATCCTCTGAATCGACGACTGCAATTTCAATATTGTTTTTCCTAATTTTACGAATGTTCATTTGTGTTTTCTTTTTAGTTTCTTTTTGAAATATTACGAGTTTATCTAATATATATTCTTTTTTTTAGACAGGCCTGGAATCAGATCCAACCAAAACTGATCCTTTGAAATCCAAAATCCCCCAAAAAAAGTAGAACATTCTATCCTTTTTGAATATTTTACCAAAAAATTTGTTTGACATTTGCTTTTTATATAGCCAGTTTTTTATATAACCAGCTAGTTATGCAAACTCTTGATGCCACATTCTCTGCTCTTGCTGACCCCACCCGTCGGGCGATTCTTATGCGCCTTGCCAAAGGGGACTTAACCGTTATGGAACTTTCCAAACCCTTTCGGATGAGCCAACCCGCCATTTCCAAACACCTTAAAGTTTTGGAAGAGGCAGGCCTTATTTCCACTACTGTCCGAGCCCAAGAAAGGCCCCGTCGGTTGGAAACAGCACCACTCAAAACAGCAATCGATTGGATCGAAAAATACCGCCAGATGTGGGAAAAAAGATATCAGGTGTTAGATGGACTACTTGAAGAATTACAAACAATACAAACCAAAGGGGATAAGAAAAAATGAAATCAGAGAAAAATGAAGTAAAGATGGAACGTCGAGGTGAAACAGAAGTTGTGTTTACAAGGTATTTTTCTGCACCAAGGGAATTGGTTTTTGATTGTCACACCAAACCTGAGTTAATGAAAAGATGGCTGATTGGTCCCGAAGGTATGGTTCTTGATACTTGCAAACAAGATCTAAAAGTAGGTGGTAAATATCTGTATCTCTATGCAGATAAAGACGGAAACAAATCTGGTGTGTACGGAACATTTCGAGAGGTTGTCGTTCCTGAAAAATTAGCCAATACAGAAAATTACATTTTTGACATGTCGACTTTTGATCCAAATGCTCCCGAAGATCCGAATGCTACTTTCGAATCGCGTACGTTTACCTCCGAAGGGAATCGGACACTCATGACACATCTTTGTCGATATGCTTCGGCGGAAGTGTGTAAGATGATGGTGGAATCCGGTGCTGCTGATGGTATGTCGGAATGTTATTTGGAGCTTGATAAGTTAATAGCTGAAATGGGTTAATAACCAGAGTTTAGTTAACGAAAACAAGGTGTTCGTAAGGCCTTGTTTTGTTCTTCAATAAAAAATATTTCAATCATTCAGAAAGAGTTTAAAGCTACTATTTTCTAGAAGTAAATGAAATAACTAAAAAAACAAAATAAGCTTATAAATTAAAATGATAATTTATGTAACAATCCTAATTGTATTTTTTACTTTATTGGTATGATTCTTTCACAGGGAATCTAAATTTTTTATGGAAATATACAGATGAATTTACTGATATTGAAAT
Coding sequences:
- a CDS encoding aldo/keto reductase, with the translated sequence MKVPQIEFPKHKFSISRLVYGIWRLHEDKEGNSPERILKKIETCLSLGIDTFDHADIYGDFENEELFGNALSKNTSIKSKIKIITKCGIQVPGSKFSTKHYNTSKEHIRYSVERSLRKLQVDHLDVVLIHRPDPLMDPYELAEIFETLIREGKVNHFGVSNFTPSQFQMLQAAYKKPLFTNQVEFHPFHTESLFDGTFDQALEHKTHPMIWSPTGGGRIFSPKSEREVATVSKLKEIAKEHGCSVDQVLYSWFLNHPAGLVPILGTNDPERIQSAAECFSYPLTRVEWFSILEAARGKEVA
- a CDS encoding DUF4180 domain-containing protein → MNIRKIRKNNIEIAVVDSEDTLITDPSTALDFFATIQYDSGCDRFVLKQSQLDSDFFDLKTGLAGNVLQKIVNYRMKLAIIGDFSIYASKSLSDFIYEMNSGRDVFFLNSEEEAINRLANS
- a CDS encoding ArsR/SmtB family transcription factor; the protein is MQTLDATFSALADPTRRAILMRLAKGDLTVMELSKPFRMSQPAISKHLKVLEEAGLISTTVRAQERPRRLETAPLKTAIDWIEKYRQMWEKRYQVLDGLLEELQTIQTKGDKKK
- a CDS encoding SRPBCC family protein, with protein sequence MKSEKNEVKMERRGETEVVFTRYFSAPRELVFDCHTKPELMKRWLIGPEGMVLDTCKQDLKVGGKYLYLYADKDGNKSGVYGTFREVVVPEKLANTENYIFDMSTFDPNAPEDPNATFESRTFTSEGNRTLMTHLCRYASAEVCKMMVESGAADGMSECYLELDKLIAEMG